The DNA segment TTTTACCTTTACACTTTAGCAGGAAAGCTGATTAACCCGATTACGAGTGGGAAATGGCAGGTGACCGACCTGGAACATGTGGATGAGAAAAATAAGGTCATTTATTTTACCGCCCGTAAAGAAGCTTCGACCCGGAAAGATTTCTATCGCGTAGACTATAATGGAAAAAACCTGAAACGCCTGACCTTTGGAGACTATACACACCAGGTACAAATCTCTCCAAACGGCCAGTATTTTATTACAACCTATTCTAACGTATCTACTCCACAAAAAAGAACATTGTTAGACAATACCGGTAAAGTGATTAAAGAACTTGCAGACAGCAAATCTGCTGATTTTTCCCAATACAACTTCGGAAAAACAGAAATGATCAGCATCCCTACCGATGATGGCTATCAGTTACCCGCAGTCATCACCTATCCTACCGACTTTGATCAGAACAAAAAATACCCGGTTATCATGAGCATTTATGGTGGTCCTAATGCAGGTACAGTAACCAATACCTGGAAAGGAACCGCAAGCCAATGGTGGGCAAATGAAGGCATCATTCAGATTGCTGTGGATCACCGTGCATCAGGACAGTTTGGAAAAGAGGGCGTTGCACTCATGCACCGGAACCTTGGCAAATGGGAGATGAAAGATTATACTACTGCCGCGAGGTGGTTAAAAGCAAAATCCTGGGTAGACAACAAAAAACTATTGATCACCGGACATAGTTATGGTGGTTATATGACCTGTATGGCCTTAACTATGGGTGCCGATGATTTCGATTTCGGAATTGCAGGTGCACCGGTAACCAGCTGGGAGTTGTACGACAGTCATTATACAGAACGCTTTATGGATACGCCACAGGAAAACCCTGAAGGTTATAAAAATGGTTCCGTACTTACTTATGTAAACAAGTATAAGGGCTTGCTGCGCATTATGCATGGTGATATGGACGACAATGTGCATATGCAGAATACGATCCAGCTGATCGATAAATTACAGAATGCAAACAAGCATTTTGAACTGATGATTTATCCCGGAGGAAGACATGGCTGGGGAGGTTTAAAAACGCCTCATGATAAAGCAGAACGTTACCGTTTTTATTATGAGCATCTGTTGAATAAGCCTGTTCCCGCAACATTACTCAACTAGCGGAACTCCTTCCTGAAACAAATATTTTACAAAGCTCTGAAAGATAAAACTTTCAGGGCTTTTTTGTTGGATTTCTCTTTCAGATTCAGCCTCCAATAACAAGAAATTTCATTTAATCAAAACGACTAAACAGACAGTCATATTGGTCAACATGAGTAAAAAAAAACGGTAAAAAACAATAAACATTCCATAATGGAATAAAAATGTCAGTATTGGCCTATAAAAAAAGCATCAACATACACACAAAAGAGATTAGGATTCCTACTTGTAAATTTAATTGCCTTTTGAATCAATTTAAG comes from the Pedobacter sp. FW305-3-2-15-E-R2A2 genome and includes:
- a CDS encoding DPP IV N-terminal domain-containing protein, with product MKTTILLGLAASFCFNLTAQAQLKRLSQQETLGNQPSLTKPIPMVMGWSDDNRYIEAAPGDRELYAVDPKSGAKTPYTRPPKSNVNVFLKGNDVFIQYGKEAAKQLTSTKEEEKNPTLSPDGKYIAFTRDNDLYSVEVSSGKETRYTNDGTDVIYNGWSSWVYFEEILGRPTQYKAFWWAPDSKHIAFMRFDDTKVPMFPINGSTGQHGYTEKTRYPKAGDANPEVRVGFVPVTGGAVTWADFNEKDDQYFGTPYWSYDGSSLMVQWMNRGQDNLKFFTVNPGTGAKKEIYDEKQSSWVDLDYDGRIEYLQDKKHYILKSDKTGWAHFYLYTLAGKLINPITSGKWQVTDLEHVDEKNKVIYFTARKEASTRKDFYRVDYNGKNLKRLTFGDYTHQVQISPNGQYFITTYSNVSTPQKRTLLDNTGKVIKELADSKSADFSQYNFGKTEMISIPTDDGYQLPAVITYPTDFDQNKKYPVIMSIYGGPNAGTVTNTWKGTASQWWANEGIIQIAVDHRASGQFGKEGVALMHRNLGKWEMKDYTTAARWLKAKSWVDNKKLLITGHSYGGYMTCMALTMGADDFDFGIAGAPVTSWELYDSHYTERFMDTPQENPEGYKNGSVLTYVNKYKGLLRIMHGDMDDNVHMQNTIQLIDKLQNANKHFELMIYPGGRHGWGGLKTPHDKAERYRFYYEHLLNKPVPATLLN